A single region of the Streptomyces virginiae genome encodes:
- a CDS encoding alpha/beta fold hydrolase, whose product MFGSRPVRTLHVSAAVVTLALSLALCAGAVPVAVADDGPDPARPVDIGGGRRVTLDCRGSGSPTVVLVSGAGGASDEWTHIVDAARPEAEPRPDPSAVLPEVARFTRVCAYDRPGTTRLDGTPNRSTPVPGPTTAAAGVEDLRATLAAAGEHPPYVLVGASWGAMIASLYARTEPARTAGLVTVDGASPFLKDTLTPAQWATWIDKIRSTNPGKGLETPDYPAAVRELRAAPAPPRGLPAVVLTSDRPWDLAVGGGSTWPAWLAAQRRLAEELRARHVTDTDSGHGIAVERPRLVARAIHDVVEQARAGQER is encoded by the coding sequence GTGTTCGGAAGTCGCCCGGTCCGGACCCTTCACGTGTCCGCCGCCGTCGTCACCCTCGCGCTCTCGCTGGCGCTGTGCGCGGGGGCGGTGCCCGTGGCGGTCGCCGACGACGGGCCCGACCCGGCCCGCCCGGTGGACATCGGCGGCGGCCGCCGCGTGACGCTGGACTGTCGCGGATCCGGGTCCCCCACGGTCGTGCTCGTGTCCGGGGCCGGCGGCGCCTCGGACGAGTGGACCCACATCGTGGACGCCGCCCGGCCGGAAGCCGAGCCGAGGCCCGATCCGTCGGCGGTGCTCCCGGAGGTCGCCCGGTTCACGCGGGTGTGCGCCTACGACCGCCCCGGCACGACCCGGCTGGACGGCACGCCGAACCGCTCGACGCCGGTCCCCGGGCCCACCACCGCGGCGGCGGGCGTCGAGGACCTGCGGGCGACGCTCGCCGCGGCCGGTGAGCATCCGCCGTACGTCCTGGTCGGCGCCTCCTGGGGCGCGATGATCGCCTCGCTGTACGCGCGGACCGAACCGGCGCGGACCGCCGGGCTGGTGACCGTCGACGGAGCCTCCCCGTTCCTGAAGGACACCCTGACACCGGCCCAGTGGGCGACGTGGATCGACAAGATCCGATCCACGAACCCCGGGAAGGGCCTCGAAACGCCCGACTACCCCGCCGCCGTACGGGAACTGCGCGCGGCGCCGGCCCCGCCGCGCGGCCTGCCCGCCGTCGTGCTGACCTCCGACCGTCCGTGGGACCTCGCGGTCGGAGGCGGTTCTACCTGGCCGGCCTGGCTGGCCGCCCAGCGGCGCCTGGCCGAGGAACTGCGGGCCCGGCACGTCACCGACACCGACAGCGGCCACGGCATCGCCGTCGAGCGGCCGCGACTCGTCGCCCGGGCGATCCACGACGTGGTCGAGCAGGCCCGCGCAGGTCAGGAGCGTTGA